One genomic segment of Rivularia sp. PCC 7116 includes these proteins:
- a CDS encoding type I polyketide synthase has translation MSNTAPNVEELSPLQRSVLVIKEMKEKLEQIENKQTEPIAIVGMGCRFPGGANSPESFWKLLRDGVDVIGEIPRQRWDINAYYDPNPETANKMYCKYGGFLDEIDKFDAEFFGLTPREATSLDPQQRLLLEVSWETLENAGIAPDKLNESKTGVFVGISLNEYAQQAALGATDIDVYTATGNALSVAAGRLSYFLGLQGPALAVDTACSSSLVAVHLACQSLRTGECRQALAGGVYLMVSPQTTIAMSKLRALSVDGRCKTFDAKADGYGRGEGCGIVALKRMSDAIADGDNILALIRGSAVNQDGRSSGLTVPNAQAQQAVIREALVNAKVEPTQISYVEAHGTGTSLGDPIEVKSLGKVLGKNRSSEQPLMIGSVKTNIGHLEAAAGIASLIKVVLAMQHKEIPPHLHLNELNPHISLQDMVATIPTKPTAWVVDGQQRLASISSFGFSGTNAHMILQETPVPIEKKLHEPSFHLLTLSANNKNSLEKILQKYSQFLDEYPRASLADICFTANSGRKHFNYRLALVADSVESLYQKLQTADIKESKLNLNTKILLVFTDDGFQNLNIGRQVLNQPIFRQALDRCNEILEPYLEKSLLEILDDDKYLVIHHNIKPLILFSLEYAFAQLWLSWGIEPVAVMGEGVGEYVAACIAGVFSLENGLKLIIQREQLTQDKNGNDKIITTEIKLYQANINLIDNNTGKFLETETVTKADYWHNPVREPINFETSCSFLKKEGCELFLEIGNNPILREQAQQYLSADDIDNWLIALPDNQEYWQVLLQNLAILYEKGIEIDWDGFYQGKSYNRLQLPTYPFERQRYWIDTAKYQPRKIANQQSHPLLGEKLSSPLAQIQFESLLNIDTLPLVKDHCLGGIPVMNLVVYLEIAFAGAATIFDSKFDPKKFILTDVIVPTALTFPDKETRTVQLIFNSEDSQTSYFQIFSQGEEKNQNDWTLNAGGKLNLISTETFPSSSETVSLRDIQARCNEEISSVEFYQMMAERGATLGSKCQMLEQIWRRDGEALGKVKYPKETGLKEESLYHLPLGEIDACLQILSATGSLDSAYSYLIVGFEKFQFYDNYNEQLWCHARLKGKNFAGDAQTIIGNVCLFDATGLVLAKFTNVKLKRVSYESLQLNSQTNGKLQHQPNLLSREELIATPVPKQQEILENYLLQCLSKSLQLSPEKIKVQQFLSNYLDSLMSFELKSRIEADLQLQVPIERFFGDTNITQLAEFLLEQFTLSNLISEANSTNQSEDMEEIIL, from the coding sequence ATGAGTAACACTGCCCCTAACGTTGAAGAACTATCACCACTACAGCGCTCAGTTTTAGTCATTAAAGAAATGAAAGAAAAACTGGAGCAAATTGAGAATAAGCAAACTGAGCCAATAGCTATAGTTGGTATGGGTTGTCGCTTTCCGGGTGGTGCGAATAGTCCGGAGTCTTTCTGGAAATTATTGCGCGATGGGGTGGATGTTATTGGGGAAATACCTCGACAACGTTGGGATATTAATGCTTATTACGACCCCAACCCGGAAACTGCCAACAAAATGTACTGTAAGTACGGTGGATTTTTAGATGAAATAGATAAATTTGATGCGGAATTTTTTGGACTCACACCCCGCGAAGCTACTAGCTTAGATCCCCAGCAGCGATTGTTATTAGAAGTTAGTTGGGAAACACTGGAAAATGCAGGGATAGCACCAGATAAGCTCAACGAAAGTAAAACTGGAGTATTTGTTGGTATCAGCCTCAACGAATACGCTCAACAAGCTGCTTTAGGTGCTACAGATATTGATGTTTATACTGCAACAGGTAATGCATTAAGTGTAGCTGCCGGTCGTTTATCATATTTTCTTGGTTTACAAGGACCAGCTTTAGCGGTAGATACAGCTTGTTCGTCTTCATTGGTAGCAGTTCATTTAGCTTGTCAAAGCTTGCGAACTGGAGAATGTCGTCAAGCATTAGCTGGAGGAGTTTACTTGATGGTATCTCCGCAAACCACTATTGCGATGTCTAAATTAAGAGCGCTGAGTGTGGATGGACGCTGCAAAACCTTTGATGCAAAAGCAGATGGTTATGGTAGGGGTGAAGGTTGTGGAATAGTCGCTTTGAAGCGGATGAGCGATGCAATTGCAGATGGGGATAATATATTAGCTTTGATTCGCGGTTCCGCTGTTAACCAAGATGGGCGCAGTAGCGGGTTAACAGTTCCTAATGCTCAAGCTCAACAAGCAGTTATTCGAGAAGCATTAGTAAATGCAAAAGTAGAACCAACTCAAATTAGTTATGTAGAAGCTCACGGTACCGGTACATCTTTGGGAGATCCAATTGAGGTAAAGTCATTAGGGAAAGTATTAGGTAAAAATCGTTCCTCAGAACAACCCTTGATGATTGGTTCGGTAAAGACGAATATCGGTCATTTGGAAGCTGCTGCGGGAATTGCTAGTTTAATTAAAGTAGTGCTAGCAATGCAGCATAAAGAAATTCCTCCACATTTACATTTAAACGAGCTTAATCCTCATATTTCTTTACAGGATATGGTTGCAACTATTCCCACCAAACCAACTGCTTGGGTTGTAGATGGACAACAACGTCTAGCTAGTATTAGTTCTTTTGGTTTTAGCGGAACTAATGCTCATATGATTTTACAAGAAACACCCGTACCAATTGAAAAGAAACTACACGAACCTTCATTTCATCTATTGACATTATCAGCTAATAATAAAAATTCTCTGGAAAAAATATTACAAAAGTATTCTCAATTTTTAGATGAATATCCTAGAGCATCTCTGGCTGATATTTGTTTTACTGCGAACAGTGGACGGAAGCATTTTAATTATCGATTAGCTTTAGTTGCTGATTCTGTTGAATCGTTATATCAAAAGTTGCAAACAGCGGATATTAAAGAAAGTAAATTAAATTTAAATACAAAAATTTTACTTGTATTTACAGATGATGGTTTTCAAAATTTGAATATCGGTCGTCAAGTTTTAAATCAGCCAATATTTCGCCAAGCTTTAGACCGATGTAATGAAATATTAGAACCATATTTAGAAAAGTCTCTATTAGAAATTTTAGATGATGATAAATATTTAGTTATTCATCATAATATAAAACCGTTAATTTTATTTTCTCTCGAATATGCTTTCGCTCAATTATGGCTGTCATGGGGAATTGAACCAGTAGCAGTTATGGGTGAAGGAGTAGGAGAGTATGTAGCTGCTTGTATTGCTGGGGTTTTTAGTTTAGAAAATGGTTTAAAGTTAATTATTCAAAGAGAACAGCTAACACAAGATAAAAATGGTAATGATAAGATAATAACTACAGAAATTAAGCTTTATCAAGCAAATATTAATCTGATTGATAATAATACAGGAAAGTTTTTAGAAACTGAAACGGTTACTAAAGCAGATTATTGGCATAATCCAGTTAGAGAACCAATAAATTTTGAAACAAGTTGTTCTTTCCTGAAAAAAGAAGGATGCGAATTGTTTTTAGAAATTGGTAATAATCCGATTTTAAGAGAACAAGCTCAACAATATTTATCCGCAGACGATATTGATAATTGGTTGATTGCTCTACCAGATAATCAAGAATATTGGCAAGTATTATTACAAAACTTAGCAATACTCTATGAAAAAGGCATAGAAATTGATTGGGATGGATTTTACCAAGGTAAATCCTACAATCGTTTACAATTACCGACTTATCCCTTTGAACGACAACGTTATTGGATTGATACAGCTAAATATCAGCCCAGAAAAATTGCTAATCAACAATCTCATCCTTTATTAGGTGAAAAGCTGAGTTCTCCACTTGCACAGATTCAGTTTGAGTCTTTGTTAAACATTGATACTTTACCATTAGTCAAAGACCATTGTCTGGGTGGAATACCCGTGATGAATCTTGTGGTGTATTTAGAAATAGCTTTTGCGGGTGCAGCAACAATATTTGATAGCAAATTTGATCCAAAAAAATTCATTTTAACAGATGTAATCGTTCCTACAGCCCTCACCTTTCCCGATAAAGAAACACGTACCGTACAATTAATCTTTAATTCTGAAGATTCCCAAACTAGTTATTTCCAAATTTTTAGTCAAGGTGAAGAAAAAAATCAAAATGATTGGACTTTAAACGCCGGAGGTAAACTGAATTTAATATCAACAGAGACATTTCCATCTTCATCTGAAACAGTTTCTTTGAGGGATATTCAAGCAAGATGTAATGAAGAAATTTCTAGTGTTGAATTTTATCAGATGATGGCAGAGCGAGGTGCTACATTGGGTAGTAAGTGTCAAATGCTCGAACAAATTTGGCGACGAGATGGAGAGGCTCTAGGAAAAGTTAAATACCCTAAAGAAACAGGACTAAAAGAGGAAAGTTTATATCATTTGCCTTTGGGTGAAATTGATGCTTGCTTGCAAATTTTATCTGCTACTGGCTCTCTTGATAGTGCTTACAGTTATTTAATCGTCGGTTTTGAAAAATTTCAATTTTATGATAATTATAACGAGCAATTATGGTGTCATGCTCGGTTAAAAGGTAAAAATTTTGCCGGAGATGCTCAAACAATTATTGGTAATGTGTGTTTGTTTGATGCAACTGGATTGGTACTGGCAAAATTTACTAACGTAAAACTAAAGCGCGTTAGTTATGAAAGTCTTCAATTAAATTCTCAAACTAATGGTAAATTACAACATCAACCTAATTTATTATCTAGAGAAGAACTTATAGCTACTCCCGTTCCAAAACAGCAAGAAATTCTAGAAAATTATTTATTACAATGCTTAAGTAAATCACTACAACTATCTCCAGAAAAGATAAAGGTACAACAGTTTTTAAGTAATTATCTTGATTCTTTAATGAGTTTTGAACTCAAAAGCCGCATCGAAGCCGATTTACAACTACAAGTACCCATAGAAAGGTTTTTTGGAGACACCAATATCACTCAATTAGCGGAGTTCTTACTAGAACAATTCACCCTATCTAATCTGATATCGGAAGCCAACTCAACCAACCAGAGTGAAGATATGGAGGAAATTATATTATGA
- a CDS encoding type I polyketide synthase produces the protein MSNLSPLKRALLALEEMQSKLDAIEHQRTEPIAIVGMGCRFPGGANNPESFWQLLRNGVDTIAEVPMSRWDIDAFYDPNPETPNKMYARQGGFLDIGVDEFDADFFGIAPREAVNIDPQQRLLLEVSWEALENAGISPEQLAGSKSGVFLGINNSDYTQLQISSDVAKNAYFFTGGTFSVAAGRLAYFLGLQGPALAVDTACSSSLVAVHLSTQSLRAGECRLALAGGVNLMLSPQATSVLSQMRALAADGRCKTFDASADGYGRGEGCGVVVLKRLSDAVADGDNILALIRGTAVNHDGRSSGLTVPNGLAQQAVIREALANGKIEPNQVSYVEVHGTGTALGDPIEVEALSAVLNPESSINQPLVLGSVKTNIGHLEAAAGIAGLIKVILAMQHREIPPSLHFDTPNPAIDWSDISAQVATKITPWNQEQRFAGISSFGMSGTNAHVVLEEASSIKIDSQLTNKRPLHLLTLSAKSETALEKIVQNYVQFINDSPEVLLENICFTSNTGRKHFPCRLALVADSLASLNKKLGGYQKPTEINNQGKLKVAFLFTGQGSQYVDMGRQLYDTQPTFRKTLEYCDEILRPYLDESLIAILYPDSAIKNPKLNQTAYTQPALFALEYSLAQLWLSWGIKPAVVMGHSVGEYVAACIAGVFSLEDGLKLIAQRGQLMQALPPGGEMAAVFSSEARVKAAIELTKGQVSIAAINGDKNTVISGEETAVNSILQQLELEGITAQKLQVSHAFHSHLMEPMLSAFERVAAEVNYSVPKIPIVSNLTGKLVEGEEIAQAAYWCRHILEPVRFASSMGTLQEQGYQVFLEIGASPVLLGMGRRCLPDINATWLPSLRRGQSDWEQMLGSLAELYMQGAEVDWKGFDKDYSRHRLQLPTYPFERQSYWFQPLSKASDEDNYKDALYEVEWELKPREQLEIAYQQDRSSDNLKYNIAEIEIPPTPLKKGGLYNWLIFADSNGIGSALASLLEESGQKFLLVYPGEKYEICDEQKLQINPGKLADYQRLLQEVSCEKIINLWSLDSSSAQKTTIDSLHIDQHRNCGSLLYLVQALSLIHNVSSRLYLITQNAQPVEETNNFAISQAPVIGLGRVVAIEHPEIWGGIIDLPDADVGQTAKILFEELWQSEYETEVAFRDEKRYVPRLIKSTNKNNNFKFSVPNIESDATYLITGGLGGLGIELTKWMVEQGAQHLVLVGRKSPNQTVKKQLQKLQQQGVEIEVFSADVSQEQQVNQLLADISPTYPLRGIIHLAGVLDDGVLIKQDWQRFAKVMHPKVAGAWNLHSQTQNLPLDFFILFSSVASLLGSPGQGNYAAANSFLDALAHYRKLQGLPALSINWSPWSQTGMAASLGSLGEQRWATMGVKVIVPQQGLQILRKIFNQSFTQVGIIPVNWSKFFQHFTGNIEGSLLAKIAGNTQIVNSLKPTVQQAEILQRLQNTAVNQRKAVLIEEIKKEVAIVLGLELSRQIEPQIGFFDMGMDSLMALQLKNILQVKLGCSLSSTLTFEYPNIEVLSDYLLQDVVSLDSVVKTEQEPEKNIQQQADKLAEIQQLSESELSEIINQELAALGRN, from the coding sequence ATGTCTAATTTATCCCCGTTAAAACGTGCATTGTTAGCACTTGAAGAAATGCAATCTAAGCTAGATGCAATAGAGCATCAGCGAACAGAACCTATTGCGATTGTGGGTATGGGTTGTCGTTTTCCCGGTGGTGCTAACAACCCGGAATCTTTTTGGCAGTTATTGCGTAATGGGGTAGATACGATTGCAGAAGTTCCCATGTCTAGGTGGGATATCGATGCTTTTTACGACCCAAATCCGGAAACCCCTAATAAAATGTATGCACGTCAAGGGGGATTTTTAGATATTGGTGTTGATGAATTCGATGCCGATTTCTTTGGAATTGCACCACGAGAAGCAGTAAATATAGACCCCCAGCAAAGATTACTGTTAGAAGTTAGTTGGGAAGCTTTGGAAAATGCTGGTATTTCTCCCGAGCAATTAGCAGGTAGTAAAAGCGGGGTATTTTTGGGGATAAATAACTCAGACTATACGCAGTTGCAAATATCTAGCGATGTAGCTAAAAATGCTTACTTTTTTACAGGTGGTACTTTTAGCGTTGCAGCGGGACGTTTGGCTTATTTTTTAGGTTTGCAAGGTCCAGCTTTAGCCGTAGATACTGCTTGTTCGTCGTCCTTAGTTGCAGTTCACCTTAGCACTCAGAGCTTACGTGCTGGAGAATGTCGTTTGGCTCTAGCAGGGGGAGTAAATTTGATGCTATCACCCCAAGCAACAAGCGTATTATCGCAAATGCGGGCATTGGCTGCTGATGGACGCTGTAAAACTTTTGACGCATCCGCAGATGGTTATGGAAGGGGAGAAGGTTGTGGTGTTGTTGTACTCAAGCGTTTATCTGATGCTGTCGCAGACGGCGATAATATCCTGGCATTGATTAGAGGTACGGCAGTCAATCATGATGGGCGCAGTAGCGGGTTAACTGTTCCTAACGGTTTAGCCCAGCAAGCAGTTATTCGGGAAGCATTGGCTAATGGGAAAATCGAGCCAAATCAAGTAAGTTATGTAGAAGTTCACGGTACGGGTACGGCTTTAGGTGACCCTATTGAAGTTGAAGCATTATCGGCAGTATTGAATCCAGAAAGTTCGATAAATCAACCTTTAGTTCTCGGTTCGGTGAAAACCAATATCGGTCATTTAGAAGCTGCTGCGGGTATAGCTGGTTTAATCAAAGTCATACTAGCGATGCAACACCGGGAAATTCCGCCATCATTGCATTTTGATACACCCAATCCGGCAATTGATTGGTCAGACATATCTGCACAAGTTGCCACGAAAATTACTCCTTGGAATCAAGAGCAGCGTTTTGCAGGGATCAGTTCTTTCGGGATGAGCGGTACTAATGCTCATGTGGTATTGGAAGAAGCATCATCAATCAAAATCGACAGTCAATTAACAAATAAGCGTCCATTACATCTTTTGACTTTATCGGCAAAGAGTGAAACTGCTTTAGAAAAAATAGTACAAAATTATGTTCAATTTATAAATGATTCTCCTGAAGTTTTATTAGAGAATATTTGTTTTACATCTAACACTGGACGTAAGCATTTTCCCTGTCGTTTAGCTTTAGTCGCTGATTCTTTAGCATCCTTAAATAAAAAGTTGGGGGGATATCAAAAACCAACAGAAATTAATAATCAGGGAAAATTAAAAGTAGCATTTTTGTTTACAGGACAAGGCTCTCAGTATGTGGATATGGGTCGTCAACTTTACGATACTCAGCCGACTTTCCGCAAAACCCTTGAATACTGCGATGAAATTCTGCGCCCTTATTTAGATGAGTCTCTAATTGCAATACTGTATCCAGATTCTGCAATTAAAAATCCGAAATTAAACCAAACAGCTTACACACAACCAGCTTTATTTGCTCTAGAATATTCTCTTGCTCAATTGTGGCTTTCATGGGGAATAAAGCCTGCTGTGGTTATGGGACATAGCGTTGGGGAGTATGTTGCTGCTTGTATTGCAGGAGTATTTAGCTTGGAGGATGGATTAAAGCTGATTGCTCAACGGGGACAACTGATGCAGGCTTTACCTCCTGGAGGTGAAATGGCAGCAGTATTTAGCAGCGAGGCACGGGTGAAAGCTGCGATAGAATTAACTAAAGGACAAGTATCTATTGCTGCTATTAACGGTGATAAAAATACTGTTATATCTGGTGAAGAAACAGCTGTTAATTCGATACTGCAACAACTGGAATTAGAGGGAATTACCGCCCAAAAACTACAAGTATCTCACGCCTTTCATTCGCATTTGATGGAACCAATGCTCTCAGCTTTTGAAAGAGTCGCAGCAGAAGTAAACTATTCTGTTCCCAAAATTCCCATAGTTTCTAATTTGACAGGGAAACTGGTAGAAGGAGAAGAAATTGCTCAAGCAGCTTACTGGTGTCGGCATATTTTAGAACCAGTCAGATTTGCCTCTTCTATGGGGACTCTACAGGAGCAGGGGTATCAAGTTTTTCTAGAAATAGGTGCTTCTCCGGTATTGTTAGGAATGGGTCGCCGATGTTTGCCAGATATAAACGCTACATGGCTTCCTTCTTTGCGTCGGGGACAATCTGACTGGGAGCAAATGCTGGGAAGTTTGGCAGAACTTTATATGCAAGGAGCAGAGGTAGACTGGAAGGGATTTGATAAAGACTATTCTCGTCACCGTTTACAACTACCAACTTATCCATTTGAGCGACAGAGTTATTGGTTTCAACCTTTATCGAAAGCAAGCGATGAAGATAATTATAAAGATGCTTTGTATGAAGTTGAATGGGAATTGAAACCACGAGAACAACTAGAAATTGCTTATCAACAGGACAGGAGCAGCGACAACTTAAAGTATAATATTGCAGAAATTGAGATCCCCCCAACCCCCCTTAAAAAAGGGGGACTCTATAATTGGTTAATTTTTGCTGATTCTAACGGTATTGGTTCAGCTTTGGCTAGTTTGTTAGAGGAATCGGGACAAAAGTTTTTATTAGTTTATCCAGGAGAAAAGTACGAAATTTGTGATGAGCAAAAATTGCAAATAAATCCAGGGAAGTTAGCAGATTATCAGCGTTTATTGCAGGAAGTTTCTTGCGAAAAAATAATTAATTTATGGAGTTTAGATAGTAGTTCAGCACAAAAAACCACAATCGATTCTTTACATATAGATCAGCACCGTAATTGTGGCAGTCTGCTTTATTTAGTCCAGGCATTATCTTTAATTCACAACGTATCATCTCGTCTATACTTAATTACTCAAAATGCTCAACCAGTAGAAGAAACTAATAATTTCGCCATATCGCAAGCACCTGTAATCGGTTTAGGTCGTGTAGTCGCTATAGAACACCCAGAAATTTGGGGAGGAATTATAGATTTACCTGATGCTGATGTTGGACAAACCGCTAAAATTCTTTTTGAAGAACTTTGGCAATCGGAATATGAGACTGAAGTAGCTTTTCGTGACGAAAAAAGATATGTACCGCGTTTAATCAAAAGTACAAACAAGAATAATAATTTTAAATTTTCAGTTCCAAACATCGAATCTGACGCTACTTATTTAATTACCGGAGGTTTGGGAGGTTTAGGAATTGAATTAACCAAATGGATGGTAGAGCAAGGGGCACAACATTTGGTATTAGTAGGACGTAAAAGTCCCAATCAAACTGTTAAAAAGCAATTACAAAAATTACAGCAACAGGGAGTAGAAATTGAGGTATTCTCAGCAGATGTATCTCAAGAACAACAAGTCAATCAACTTTTAGCTGATATTTCTCCGACTTATCCACTACGAGGTATTATTCATCTCGCTGGAGTTTTAGATGATGGCGTACTTATCAAACAAGATTGGCAACGCTTTGCTAAAGTGATGCATCCCAAGGTAGCGGGAGCGTGGAATTTACATTCTCAAACACAGAATTTACCTTTGGACTTTTTTATATTATTCTCTTCTGTTGCTTCTTTATTAGGTTCTCCAGGTCAAGGAAATTACGCAGCAGCTAATAGCTTTTTAGATGCTTTAGCTCACTATCGTAAATTACAAGGTTTACCTGCTTTAAGTATTAATTGGAGTCCTTGGAGTCAAACAGGTATGGCTGCTTCTTTGGGTAGCTTGGGCGAGCAAAGATGGGCAACTATGGGTGTAAAAGTGATTGTTCCACAACAAGGTTTACAAATATTAAGAAAAATCTTTAATCAAAGTTTTACACAAGTTGGTATAATACCAGTTAATTGGTCTAAGTTTTTTCAACACTTTACAGGTAATATTGAAGGTTCTTTACTTGCAAAAATAGCTGGTAATACTCAAATTGTAAATTCGCTTAAACCAACAGTACAACAAGCCGAAATTCTACAGCGCTTACAAAATACTGCTGTTAATCAACGAAAAGCTGTTTTAATTGAAGAAATCAAAAAAGAAGTTGCAATAGTTTTAGGTTTGGAATTATCCCGACAAATAGAGCCACAGATTGGCTTTTTTGATATGGGTATGGATTCTTTGATGGCTCTGCAATTGAAGAATATTTTGCAAGTCAAATTAGGATGTTCTCTCAGTTCAACTTTGACATTTGAATACCCTAATATTGAAGTTTTATCCGATTACTTGCTCCAGGATGTAGTGTCTTTAGATTCTGTAGTTAAAACCGAACAAGAACCTGAAAAAAATATTCAACAACAAGCTGATAAATTAGCAGAAATTCAACAACTTTCAGAATCAGAATTATCAGAAATTATTAATCAAGAATTGGCAGCCCTAGGAAGAAATTAA